The following are encoded together in the Candidatus Omnitrophota bacterium genome:
- the tyrS gene encoding tyrosine--tRNA ligase, which yields MDIKHQLEIIKRGAVSIISEEELVKKLELAKKERRPLRVKAGFDPTAPDIHLGHTVLLRKMRQFQELGHEVCFLIGDFTGQIGDPTGRSQLRKTLTKDEVKENAKTYKKQVAKIMDLKKLEIVFNSEWFEKMNVADFLGLTMHVTVSQMLQREDFKKRLDNKQDVSMLEFMYPILQGYDSVMLKSDIELGGTDQIFNLLVGRDLQKDFGQDPQVVITMPLLEGTDGVNKMSKSLG from the coding sequence ATGGACATTAAACATCAACTAGAGATCATCAAGCGCGGCGCGGTTTCGATCATTTCCGAAGAGGAACTGGTCAAGAAACTTGAGCTGGCCAAAAAAGAGCGCCGGCCTTTGCGGGTCAAGGCGGGTTTTGATCCCACTGCTCCGGATATTCACCTGGGCCATACTGTGCTTTTGCGTAAGATGCGCCAGTTCCAGGAACTCGGCCATGAGGTTTGCTTTTTGATCGGTGATTTTACCGGTCAGATAGGAGACCCTACCGGCCGGTCGCAGTTGCGCAAGACCCTGACTAAGGATGAGGTTAAAGAAAACGCCAAGACCTATAAAAAGCAGGTCGCCAAGATAATGGACCTGAAAAAGCTGGAAATTGTCTTTAACAGCGAATGGTTCGAAAAAATGAACGTGGCGGATTTTCTGGGCCTTACAATGCACGTGACCGTCAGCCAGATGCTCCAGCGTGAAGATTTTAAGAAGCGCCTGGATAATAAACAGGATGTTTCGATGCTCGAGTTCATGTATCCTATTCTCCAGGGTTATGACTCGGTAATGCTTAAAAGCGATATTGAGCTGGGAGGGACAGATCAGATATTCAACCTTTTGGTCGGCCGCGACCTGCAAAAGGATTTTGGCCAGGATCCCCAGGTAGTGATCACTATGCCGCTTCTGGAAGGCACTGACGGCGTGAACAAGATGAGCAAGTCTTTGGGTA